Proteins co-encoded in one Ponticoccus alexandrii genomic window:
- the rpsT gene encoding 30S ribosomal protein S20, with protein MANTPQSKKRARQNESRFAINKARRSRIRTFLRQVEEAISSGDKEAAQAALKAAQPELMRGVTKGVFHKNTASRKLSRLSSRVKALG; from the coding sequence ATGGCCAATACGCCCCAGTCCAAGAAACGCGCCCGTCAGAACGAGTCGCGTTTTGCTATCAACAAAGCCCGCCGCTCGCGCATCCGCACCTTCCTGCGCCAGGTCGAAGAAGCCATTTCTTCGGGCGATAAAGAGGCAGCTCAGGCTGCTCTGAAGGCCGCTCAGCCCGAGCTGATGCGGGGCGTTACCAAAGGCGTTTTCCACAAGAATACCGCGTCGCGCAAGCTGTCGCGCCTGTCCTCGCGTGTAAAGGCACTGGGCTAA